One part of the Aricia agestis chromosome Z, ilAriAges1.1, whole genome shotgun sequence genome encodes these proteins:
- the LOC121738726 gene encoding uncharacterized protein LOC121738726 has protein sequence MLHTKIMFALALMIALVASTPMHIRPQIPPEFTIVYLEAPCVQQGGICMHVDDCEPQKRVSIKGLCPRQRHLGAECCYEQF, from the exons ATGTTACATACCAAGATTATGTTCGCGTTAGCGCTTATGATCGCACTTGTGGCTTCCACCCCTATGCACATTAGACCGCAAATACCCCCTGAAT TCACAATAGTATACCTTGAGGCTCCATGCGTGCAGCAAGGCGGCATATGCATGCACGTGGACGACTGTGAGCCACAGAAGAGGGTGTCCATCAAAGGACTTTGCCCAAGACAGCGTCATCTAGGGGCAGAATGTTGCTACG aaCAATTTTGA